In the genome of Loxodonta africana isolate mLoxAfr1 chromosome 16, mLoxAfr1.hap2, whole genome shotgun sequence, one region contains:
- the CALY gene encoding neuron-specific vesicular protein calcyon translates to MVKLGCSFSGKPDKDPGEQDGAATDCVPLISPLDVSQLQPPFPDQVVIKTQTEYQLSSPEQSKKFSDLEAQKLAGSHPEEGRKLPTARMIAFAMALMGCVLIMYKAIWYDQFTCPDGFLLRHKICTPLTLEMYYTEMDPDRHRSILAAIGAYPLGRKYGTEMPSAWGDSYRTAAKDDPKGPTQAAAATTEPPEKLPTEGEKEEAPQVAGSSAPLSL, encoded by the exons ATGGTGAAGCTAGGCTGTAGCTTCTCTGGGAAGCCGGACAAAGACCCTGGGGAACAGGATGGGGCTGCCACAGACTGTGTCCCTCTGATCAGCCCCCTGGACGTCAGCCAGCTCCAACCACCATTCCCAGACCAG GTGGTCATCAAGACTCAGACAGAATACCAGCTGTCCTCCCCAGAGCAGTCCAAGAAGTTCTCCGACCTGGAGGCTCAGAAGCTGGCCGGCAGCCACCCAGAGGAAGGGCGCAAG CTGCCCACAGCACGGATGATTGCCTTTGCCATGGCGCTCATGGGCTGTGTCCTGATCATGTACAAGGCCATCTGGTATGACCAGTTCACCTGCCCAGATGGCTTCCTGCTTCGG CACAAGATCTGCACGCCCCTCACCCTGGAGATGTACTACACCGAGATGGACCCGGACCGCCACCGCAGCATCCTGGCAGCCATCGGGGCCTACCCGCTGGGCCGCAAGTACGGCACTGAGATGCCCTCAGCATGGGGGGACAGCTACCGCACAGCTGCCAAGGACGACCCTAAAGGGCCCACCCAGGCGGCAGCTGCTACAACCGAGCCACCAGAAAAGCTACCGACCGAGGGCGAGAAAGAGGAGGCCCCCCAGGTGGCCGGGAGCTCAGCACCCCTGTCACTGTAG
- the LOC135227881 gene encoding uncharacterized protein LOC135227881 → MDSHEVVEEEEENRTLKEGAVLAIPPLRASEKFHLFVSYSSLDAAWTHELIHRLEAEQTGLRVCFHERDFLPGRNIIENMVECIQQSQKMLLVLSQDFVQSRWCLLEANLSLFRHCMERKPVIPVLLRPCRIPLHLNHLTYLEADDSCFYTKVVRALCMPNHLLQHSTLAPVQLPSLYSGKMLMTLSCVNKDSLPSWRVGTFSTLSVPDPLRVVLDDPEVYRKAIGMVNRVLSPRSCLRYLGCRVMLGTFLILLSIASLFLPFIFGLEENSNPRGYRFLLVAANVFFCPLFLVSGVGVLCWFRRFFRRKMRELSLCVGEANTLLASHSVLMGCETLNKLCFTYVLLEDCRQAFLEASTGSSPRAEAVFYEALRQFSSDYACCLANAHFPPWEDVGSRGHLDHGLCFCQYVSLQLRRHRWLGPAPYDEGAA, encoded by the coding sequence ATGGATTCCCACGAAGTtgtagaggaggaggaagagaatagAACCCTGAAGGAGGGTGCCGTCCTGGCCATCCCCCCACTGAGGGCCAGTGAGAAGTTTCACCTTTTTGTGAGCTACAGCAGCCTGGATGCCGCCTGGACGCATGAGCTCATCCACCGGCTGGAGGCCGAGCAAACCGGCCTGCGTGTCTGCTTCCATGAGCGGGACTTCCTGCCGGGGAGGAACATCATTGAGAACATGGTGGAATGCATCCAGCAGAGCCAGAAGATGCTGCTGGTGCTCAGCCAGGACTTTGTGCAGAGCCGTTGGTGCCTCCTGGAGGCCAACCTCTCTCTCTTCCGCCACTGCATGGAGAGAAAGCCAGTCATCCCTGTCCTGCTGCGGCCCTGCCGCATCCCACTGCACCTCAACCACCTGACCTACCTGGAGGCAGATGACAGCTGCTTCTACACCAAGGTGGTACGGGCCCTCTGCATGCCCAATCACCTGCTGCAGCACTCTACCCTGGCCCCGGTCCAGCTCCCCTCCCTCTACAGTGGGAAGATGCTGATGACCCTCAGCTGTGTCAACAAGGACAGCTTGCCCTCATGGAGGGTGGGGACCTTCAGCACCCTGAGTGTCCCTGACCCACTGCGGGTGGTCTTGGATGACCCTGAGGTATATAGGAAGGCCATAGGAATGGTGAACAGGGTCCTGTCCCCCAGGTCCTGCCTCCGGTACCTGGGCTGCCGTGTGATGCTGGGCACCTTCCTGATTCTGCTCTCCATCGCGtcccttttccttcccttcatATTTGGGcttgaagaaaattcaaacccAAGGGGCTACCGGTTCCTCCTAGTGGCCGCCAACGTGTTCTTCTGCCCACTGTTCCTGGTGTCAGGGGTTGGTGTTCTGTGCTGGTTCAGGAGGTTTTTCAGGCGGAAAATGCGGGAGCTGTCGCTGTGTGTAGGGGAGGCCAACACTCTCCTGGCAAGCCACTCGGTGCTTATGGGTTGCGAGACCCTCAACAAGCTCTGCTTCACATATGTGCTTCTGGAGGACTGCAGGCAGGCCTTCCTGGAGGCCTCCACTGGCTCCAGCCCTCGGGCTGAGGCCGTGTTCTATGAGGCCCTAAGGCAATTCTCCTCCGACTATGCCTGCTGCCTTGCCAATGCGCACTTCCCACCCTGGGAGGATGTGGGCTCAAGGGGCCACCTGGACCACGGCCTGTGCTTCTGCCAGTATGTCTCCCTGCAGCTGAGGAGACACAGGTGGCTTGGGCCAGCCCCATATGATGAAGGTGCAGCTTAG